The following is a genomic window from Sinorhizobium fredii NGR234.
GACCTCGTCGACCTGCAGCGCGGCTCGACATCGGCGCAACTCGTCGACCCGCTGCAGGCGACGGAAACCAGCATCGCCGGAACCTTCTTCGTCCTGGCGCTGGTCGCCCTGTTCTTCAAGTCGGGCGGCTTCTCCCTGCTCGCCGACACCTATTACAGAAGCTATGAGATCTGGCCGGTCACCAGCTTTTCGCCGGCTCTCGGTTCCGGCGCGGCCGAGGCCGTGCTCGCCATTCTCGACCGGGTCATGCAGATCGGCGTTCTGCTGATCGCGCCGATCGTGCTCGCCCTGCTCATCGCCGACCTGATGCTTGCCTACCTGTCGCGCATGTCGCCGCAGCTGCATGTCTTCGACCTGTCGCTGGCGATCAAGAACCTGCTCTTCGCCATTCTGATCGTTCTCTATCTCAACTACCTCCTGCAATACATGGTTGCGGAATTCGCCATCCTGAAAGAGGCGCCGGCGATGCTGCGCGGCCTTCTCGGGACGACGCCTCGATAAGCCTTCGCGCCGCCTCAAGAAATCCAGCCCCTGTCATCAAACCATTAAGCAGGCCCGCCATAGTGGCCCGCACGGCTTGCGTGCACCCGACCAGTGTCTTGATTTCAGAGACCATTCTTCACTTCCCACGCTATTTCGCCGGGATGTGCACCCCGCGTGCCGCACTGAGCCAAGGAGACCCCGCCCATGTCCTATCGCATCGATATCGACGGCAAGAACCGCTACGACGCCGAGGGCGGCCGCGCAACCTCCGTTTCCCAAGAGCAGCGGCGCTTCTTCATCGAGCAAATCAACAAGGCCGTGCGCGAGCGGGCGGAGGCGGGTGGGCCGAAGGCGATCGACCCTCTCACGGAAAAAGCGATCGTCGTCGAGAAAGGCGACAGTCTCTCGGAGATCGCTGAGCAGAACCATGTCAGCCTCGACGATCTCATGGCCGCCAGCCGCATCAAACTGACGGAGAGCACGGCGGCGATCGACCCGAACGACGTGGTGATCGTGCCGCTCGCCTCGCCCGAGCTCGTCGCGCACGGCCCCGTGGACGGCAAAGGCGTGCCCAGGGGCGAGGCCGCCTTCATCGATGATCTCTATGGCCGCGGCAACAAGCTCGCCTATGCCGACGACCCGGCAAAAATCGACTATGGGGCCGAAGGCAAGGACATGCAGCGTGACGTCGGAGCCTATCTCGACAACCTCCCGAAGGCGGAACGACAGGCCGCAGCCCTCCGGCTGATCGACAGCGACTGGCTGGATGCCGGCCCGGCCGGCAACGCCGTCAAGGCAGCGATCGAGGCGCGCAGCCTGAAAACGGACGGGGAAGCGGTCATGGCGGACGAGATCTACGATCGCGGCAATCGGGTCCAGTATTCCGACGATCCGAAGATCGACTATCAGGCGGAGACCGGCGAGATCGCCAAGGACCTCAAGACCTATATCGAGACACTGCCGGTGAAGGAGCGGTCCGCGACGCTGCAGCGCCTTTACGACCGCGACTGGACGGATGCGGCGCCCGCCCGGGCGGCGATCGAAGACACGGCGAAAACGCTGAATGTCGGCTTGCGCGCGTCGACGCATGCCGGCGCCGGCATCGAAGACAAGGCACGCGCTATCATCGACGCCGCGAACGCTGCCGGCGGGCCGGACGAGGCGTTCCGCAAGCTTTCCTCGGCCTTCAGCTCGGCGACGCCCGAGGTGCAGCGCGTCCTGCTGCGCTCCGAGGATGCGGGTGCCCTGATCGACCGGACGGCGAACTGGGCGGCGAAGCCGCTCGCCGATTATCGGCCGGAACAGGCTTCGAGCGACCAGGGCGATGCCGCGACGACGATGAGCAATCTCGAACGGCTGACCGCCGGCGCCGATCCGCGGCTCGCCGTGGACCTCGTCTCCTCCGCCATGCCGGTGATCGAAGCGGCAGACATCAGGAAGCAGGAAAAGATCGGCGGCGAGCTGATCGGCATGAACGGCCAGGCGAACATGATGACGATCATCGACCGCATTGCCGGTACCCCGGGTGCCGATCGGATCGTCGAGCGCTTTGCCGAGCTCGGCGGCTACCACCCGAACTCCATCCCTGTGGCGATCGGCAATGGCGCCCGCCTCGACTATCCGATCGCCGTCGCGGCGAAGAGTGCGGCGGCCTCGCCCGATTTCGTCGTCCAGAACATCGTTCCAAACGTCAAGCAATATGCCGCAAGCAATGTCAACCAGGACGTCATCGCCTATTCGGCGCATATGCAGGAGCTGCAGTGGCTGGTCTCAAACCACGGCAGGACCATGACCGCCGAACAACTCACCAAGGCGATCGAAGACTACAGGAAGGAAAAGGGTCCCGACTGGGCTGCAACGGAGCAGCGCCTTGAAGACAGCATCGCGGCCAGCGGCGAAAAATTGCTGCGGCAGCTGACGGCGCTCGGCAACCTGCCGCCGGAACTGGCGTCGCAGCAGCAAGCCGTCAACGACGAGATCGGCAAGATCCTCTCCGATGAAAAGACCGCAATGGCCGTCGAGATCGCCATGAAGAAAAACCCGGCACTGCTCGACAGTCCGGCGGTGCTGAAGCTGATGGGTTACCAGGCTCGCCTGACCGATCGCGGCCGCAAGCTCGCCGAAGAGGCGACGACCCAGATCATCCGCCACAAGGTCCTGCCGTCCTTCACGGA
Proteins encoded in this region:
- the sctT gene encoding type III secretion system export apparatus subunit SctT; translated protein: MDFISATSSLFDVIYPVLAGTAIAMARALGMIVITPAFVRLGLTGLIRSGVAIAIALPLIPGFTTTIMNGANLSTLMVTGLILKEIILGVIIGVMFGIPFWAAEVAGDLVDLQRGSTSAQLVDPLQATETSIAGTFFVLALVALFFKSGGFSLLADTYYRSYEIWPVTSFSPALGSGAAEAVLAILDRVMQIGVLLIAPIVLALLIADLMLAYLSRMSPQLHVFDLSLAIKNLLFAILIVLYLNYLLQYMVAEFAILKEAPAMLRGLLGTTPR
- a CDS encoding LysM peptidoglycan-binding domain-containing protein; this encodes MSYRIDIDGKNRYDAEGGRATSVSQEQRRFFIEQINKAVRERAEAGGPKAIDPLTEKAIVVEKGDSLSEIAEQNHVSLDDLMAASRIKLTESTAAIDPNDVVIVPLASPELVAHGPVDGKGVPRGEAAFIDDLYGRGNKLAYADDPAKIDYGAEGKDMQRDVGAYLDNLPKAERQAAALRLIDSDWLDAGPAGNAVKAAIEARSLKTDGEAVMADEIYDRGNRVQYSDDPKIDYQAETGEIAKDLKTYIETLPVKERSATLQRLYDRDWTDAAPARAAIEDTAKTLNVGLRASTHAGAGIEDKARAIIDAANAAGGPDEAFRKLSSAFSSATPEVQRVLLRSEDAGALIDRTANWAAKPLADYRPEQASSDQGDAATTMSNLERLTAGADPRLAVDLVSSAMPVIEAADIRKQEKIGGELIGMNGQANMMTIIDRIAGTPGADRIVERFAELGGYHPNSIPVAIGNGARLDYPIAVAAKSAAASPDFVVQNIVPNVKQYAASNVNQDVIAYSAHMQELQWLVSNHGRTMTAEQLTKAIEDYRKEKGPDWAATEQRLEDSIAASGEKLLRQLTALGNLPPELASQQQAVNDEIGKILSDEKTAMAVEIAMKKNPALLDSPAVLKLMGYQARLTDRGRKLAEEATTQIIRHKVLPSFTELQSGGPGALAKTKAGLEELKDGKLSQMLGIPKADMDRAIDAVGKSLPQPGETLEQSRAKMATLNDELNDLKGSGGVRSFANTTGPGQMLRLVGLAATGASVANSATMAQNNPTLRNNLKVVIDAVGLGQRTVEILGGMDHLNADSAAVKHFGSSSRPAVKFLGALSGGFDAWVAFDYFKAGDPLMGSLSAAAAGGTIMAALGTGTMFGPAGLVIVGAAVIGQMIVADTRDSNKYMTDTSKRFLAHSDLSETAAGVLVDQSGEGHSPVPLLARYAELKGYRLDQPADRQRFIDWLNGIPKDKLETLRDNLHHTLDRFGGDPSKLTASADTDSRYTDPRQLNEGYVSGEVYVPSLAAEIRAGDGTPSSAKQIDVTLSELGIPVA